In the genome of Nocardia terpenica, one region contains:
- the ltrA gene encoding group II intron reverse transcriptase/maturase: protein MSALKLASPADSGTVALSGVSVDKVRALQHMLYRTAKADPGRRFHALWDKVSRRDVLWRGWVAVRRNNGAPGIDRITLDWIDDEYGADRLVDDLARELRDGSYRPLPARRVFIPKPGSNEQRPLSIPAVRDRIVQAAAKIVLEPIFEADFAECSYGFRPKRSPHDGLQVLVNESSRGRRWVVETDVAECFSAIPPDRLMAAVGERVADQPVLKLLRAMLRAGVMDAGVVRHPDTGTAQGGVISPLMCNVYLHRLDRAWDTRAFGVLVRFADDLLVMCRSRQQAEAALVRLRQLLAELGLEPKEAKTRIVELTEGGEGFDFLGFHHRLVRSRGLRGRRGVVFLARWPSDRAMRRARDRITELTMRSRLWLPVEEVVKDLNRFLRGWAGYFRYGHSAVRLETIEDHARIRLALFIGKRHKRGRGFGWTMVNRSPDRCGLLNLRGTVVAPRANKPWREKPNAGGERRR from the coding sequence ATGAGTGCCCTGAAGCTGGCTAGTCCCGCCGACTCCGGAACCGTTGCGCTGAGCGGGGTTTCGGTGGACAAGGTGCGTGCCCTGCAACACATGCTCTACCGGACGGCCAAGGCCGATCCCGGACGACGGTTTCATGCGCTGTGGGACAAGGTCTCGCGCAGAGACGTCTTGTGGCGCGGCTGGGTCGCGGTGCGCCGCAACAACGGCGCTCCGGGTATCGACCGGATCACCCTGGACTGGATCGACGACGAGTACGGCGCTGACCGGCTCGTTGACGATCTGGCCCGCGAACTGCGAGACGGGTCGTATCGACCGCTCCCGGCCAGACGGGTCTTCATCCCGAAACCGGGATCGAACGAGCAACGGCCACTGTCGATTCCCGCGGTTCGTGACCGGATCGTGCAAGCGGCGGCCAAGATCGTGCTCGAGCCGATCTTCGAGGCCGACTTCGCCGAGTGCAGTTACGGTTTCCGCCCGAAACGCAGTCCGCACGACGGTTTGCAAGTCCTGGTGAACGAGAGTTCCCGGGGCAGGCGGTGGGTGGTGGAAACGGATGTCGCCGAGTGCTTCTCGGCGATTCCGCCTGACCGGTTGATGGCGGCGGTCGGGGAGCGGGTGGCTGATCAGCCGGTGCTCAAGCTGCTGCGCGCGATGTTGCGTGCGGGAGTGATGGACGCTGGGGTGGTCCGCCATCCCGACACCGGAACCGCGCAAGGCGGGGTGATCAGCCCCTTGATGTGCAACGTGTATCTGCATCGGCTCGACCGGGCATGGGACACACGCGCTTTCGGGGTGCTGGTGCGTTTCGCTGACGATCTGCTGGTGATGTGCAGATCCCGGCAGCAGGCCGAGGCCGCGCTCGTGCGGCTGCGGCAGCTGCTGGCCGAACTCGGCTTGGAGCCGAAGGAAGCCAAGACACGCATCGTCGAATTGACCGAGGGCGGAGAGGGTTTCGACTTTCTCGGCTTTCATCATCGGCTGGTGAGGTCGCGGGGATTGCGTGGCAGGCGTGGGGTGGTGTTTCTGGCTCGCTGGCCCAGTGATCGGGCGATGCGACGGGCACGAGACCGGATCACTGAGCTGACGATGCGGTCTCGGCTGTGGTTGCCGGTCGAGGAGGTGGTCAAGGACCTCAACAGGTTCTTGCGCGGGTGGGCGGGCTATTTCCGCTACGGCCACTCCGCTGTTCGCCTCGAGACGATCGAGGATCATGCTCGTATTCGACTCGCCCTGTTCATCGGCAAGCGGCACAAACGTGGTCGTGGTTTCGGCTGGACCATGGTGAACCGCTCGCCGGACAGGTGTGGGTTGCTGAACCTGAGAGGGACTGTTGTGGCACCCAGGGCGAACAAGCCCTGGCGGGAGAAGCCGAATGCCGGTGGTGAACGGCGTCGGTAA
- a CDS encoding recombinase family protein has protein sequence MTNAVMYARVSSARQKKNETIGSQIEALRAHAADLGLEVPEQWIFCDDGHSGATLIRPALERLRDLIAGVDIDVVLCYSPDRLARKFAYQALLIEEFTRAGVRVEFVRGPRGDTPEDQLMVQFQGMFAEYEKAQIMERYRRGKTHRAKSGSVNVLGGAPFGYRYLRKTDHSGAVYEIAEHEATLVAEMFRRYADDGASIADLTRWLTDTGTPTRTGKTRWDRSVIWGMLRNPAYAGRAVFGKTKVVHESADLNRVARLAGRSTPTASKTVDRPREEWIEIAVPAIVSQATFDRVAARLAENKRTTGRGRGRGHTESYLLQGLSACARCGYGYYRTATRTTNKRISYYRCLGSDNYRYEGGRVCDNKPVRADYLDDVVWDHLTALLADPALIRTEIDKRLDTAKSSDPVVAQRKRLDTALAKTRSGIAAMIEAFGEQLITIDELRARMPELRARETSLRNQIGALDAQQADREGYLALASDLEGFLAQLRSNAETATVDDRRRVVKLLVKDVLIGPEKITIRHRIPLRERTNSGEESAADTDTEGEHCQLRWGRNLDAMRSWHGLVVGLFATRRGADTTVARSGRLSLLINCDHLTYAAIFHGWRRNCTDPACHATTSDDGSWRKPYDSAPILDHAHTPSYPFDAPQPGDWSFHS, from the coding sequence ATGTACGCCCGAGTGTCCTCGGCCCGGCAGAAGAAGAACGAGACGATCGGCTCCCAGATCGAAGCCCTGCGCGCCCACGCGGCAGACCTCGGGCTCGAGGTGCCTGAGCAGTGGATCTTCTGCGACGACGGGCATTCCGGGGCCACGCTGATCCGTCCGGCGCTCGAGCGGTTGCGGGACCTGATCGCGGGCGTCGATATCGATGTGGTGCTGTGCTACTCACCGGACCGCCTCGCCCGCAAGTTCGCCTACCAGGCGCTGCTGATCGAGGAATTCACCCGCGCCGGGGTCCGGGTCGAGTTCGTCCGCGGACCGCGCGGCGACACCCCCGAAGACCAGCTGATGGTGCAGTTCCAGGGCATGTTCGCCGAATACGAGAAAGCCCAGATCATGGAACGGTATCGGCGCGGCAAGACCCACCGCGCCAAATCGGGGTCGGTCAACGTGCTCGGCGGTGCCCCGTTCGGCTACCGCTATCTGCGCAAAACCGACCACAGTGGCGCGGTCTACGAGATCGCCGAGCATGAGGCAACGCTGGTCGCGGAGATGTTTCGGCGTTACGCCGACGACGGGGCCTCCATCGCCGACCTGACGCGCTGGCTCACCGATACCGGCACCCCGACCCGCACCGGCAAGACCCGGTGGGATCGGTCGGTGATCTGGGGCATGCTGCGTAACCCGGCCTATGCCGGACGGGCGGTGTTCGGCAAGACGAAGGTCGTGCACGAATCGGCGGACCTCAACCGGGTGGCGCGGCTGGCGGGCCGCTCGACACCGACCGCGTCGAAAACCGTGGACCGCCCACGCGAGGAATGGATCGAGATCGCGGTCCCGGCGATCGTGTCGCAAGCAACCTTCGACCGGGTCGCCGCGCGGCTGGCCGAGAACAAACGCACCACAGGCCGCGGACGAGGCCGGGGACACACCGAATCGTATCTGCTGCAAGGACTTTCAGCGTGCGCCCGATGCGGTTACGGCTACTACCGGACCGCGACCCGCACCACGAACAAGCGGATCTCCTACTACCGATGCCTGGGCTCGGACAACTACCGCTACGAAGGCGGACGGGTCTGTGACAACAAACCGGTCCGCGCGGACTACCTCGATGACGTCGTCTGGGACCACCTCACCGCCCTGCTCGCCGACCCCGCGCTGATCCGCACCGAGATCGACAAACGACTCGACACCGCGAAATCCTCCGACCCCGTTGTGGCGCAACGCAAACGACTTGATACCGCGCTGGCCAAGACCCGCTCCGGGATCGCCGCGATGATCGAAGCGTTCGGTGAGCAGCTGATCACGATCGACGAACTGCGCGCCCGCATGCCCGAGCTGCGGGCCCGCGAAACCAGCCTGCGCAACCAGATCGGCGCCCTCGACGCCCAGCAAGCCGACCGCGAAGGCTACCTCGCGCTCGCCAGCGACCTCGAAGGGTTCCTCGCCCAGCTTCGCTCCAACGCCGAGACCGCGACCGTCGACGACCGCCGACGCGTGGTGAAACTGCTGGTCAAAGACGTCCTCATCGGCCCCGAGAAGATCACCATCCGCCACCGCATCCCACTGCGTGAACGCACCAACAGCGGCGAGGAGTCCGCCGCCGACACCGACACGGAGGGCGAACATTGCCAACTGCGTTGGGGGCGTAACCTCGACGCCATGCGTAGTTGGCACGGCCTGGTGGTCGGCTTGTTCGCCACCCGCCGCGGCGCCGACACCACCGTGGCCCGTAGCGGTCGTCTCTCCCTGCTGATCAACTGCGACCACCTCACCTACGCCGCGATATTCCACGGATGGCGCCGCAACTGCACCGACCCCGCCTGCCACGCGACCACCTCCGACGACGGATCCTGGCGCAAGCCCTACGACAGCGCGCCGATTCTCGACCATGCTCACACGCCCAGCTACCCGTTCGACGCACCCCAGCCCGGCGATTGGTCATTCCACTCGTAG